GGCATGCGCTGCCGCCCGTGAGGCTGATCGTGGTGCTTTTCCAGACATCGGGTGAAAGTTCGGGGGCGGCCTGAACGCTGTCTTTAATTTCGAGCGCGCGCATCTCGGGCGGAGCCTTGGCGCCGCGCGAGATAAAGAGTTGCAGAAAACCTTCGGCGTTGGTCTGCACGAAGCATGTCGTCTGTGCAGTCAGCGCCACGGGAGATGCCGTGACCGTGCGCACCGCGAGCTCTGAGCTCGCAACTGTTTTGATGTCAGGTTCGACGCGCCGCATCGTCTCTTCGGCAGCAGCGCCCGCCGGCGCGTTCAGGGTAAACCGGGCGCGCAGCAAAAAGTCTTTTTGTACAGGCTGCTTTTCAACCGTGACGGTTTTTTCGACGATTGCCGCAAGTTCGCCCGTCGCGAAATCGCATGCGAGAGATTTCAGCGCATAACCGAGTTTCGTGCGCATAAAGAGCCTGCGGTCGAAGTGTGCGACAATCACTTCGCCGTCGAGCGAACCGAGGCAGGCCTGCGCGGCAAGATCGGGGTTGTCGTCGAGCAAATAGTGCGTGAACAGCACTCCCTGAAAATCTGCCTGGGTCTTAAAATCAGGATTCATGAACGTCAGGCGTGAATGGTCGCCGGCGGCAGCCATGATGTAACGCCCGCGCGGCAACACATGCAAATAGTGGCTTTCGTCTTTTTCCCAGAGAAACTGGCCCTGCTCGTTAAACATGTAAACCTGCGAGCCGATCTGGGGGTACCAGATGAAAAACGCGCCATTTTCTGCGCCGGTTATATATCCCTCTTTGTTTTCGAGAGATATTTTGCTGTCGTCAGCCTTGGTGAGCGTCTGCCCCGGTAGCTGCATGGTACGCACGAGTTCGCCGCGCTCGCTGAGAAGATGCGCGCTGTACTGGCCCGGAGACTTGCGCCGGAAGAAGACGCGGGCCGCCGTCGCTGCCGCGTTCGGCTCTGCGTCGAATGCGGTAACCGACTGCAGCTCGGGCAGCTGCACTTCACGCGTGGCCGAAACGGGAATCTGCCAGAAGACCCAGACGGTAACGGCAACGGCGAACGCGAGCCGGGTAATCATTTTGCCGGGGCACCCTCGCGCAGTTCTTTCATCTTCTTCATGATCTCGACGTAAGTGCCGAACTTATCGCGGAAATCCTGGTACGAATAGATATAATATTCGTAACCCTGCTCGGTGAGAAACAGCTGGCGATTGCGGCAAAACTGTTCTTCGCTCGATTCGTTGGTGATGACAGAATAGAACAGCGCCTGATTGCCGTTGCCCTTCGGACGCAGCACGCGCCCGAGTCTCTGCGCCTCTTCTTGGCGGCTACCGAATGTACCCGATATCTGAATCGCGACATTCGCGTCGGGCAGGTCGATCGAAAAGTTTGCCACTTTCGAAACCACGAGTGCCCTGATCTGTTTTGTGCGAAAAGCTTCGTAGAGGCGCGCGCGTTCGTCGAGCGGGGTTTTGCCCGTGATCAGCGGAATCTTGAAACGCGCCGAAACACGCTGCAGCTGGTCGAGGTATTGCCCGATCACGAGCACCTGATCGTCGCGGTGGTGGTAAAGCAGCGTGCCGATCACGCGCATTTTTTCAGGGTTCTCTGAAGAAAGCCGAAACTTTTCACGGTCGTCGGCTACCGAGTACATGCCGCGCATCAGTGAACGCAGAGGCGTGCGAATTTCGACGCAGCGCGCTTCGGCGATCCATTTTTTCTTTTCGAGTTCTTTCCACGGCACGTCGTATTTTTTCGGGCCGATCAGAGAAAACACGTCTTCTTCGAGACCGTCTTCGCGCACCAGGGTCGCGGTGAGGCCCAGCCGGCGCTTTGCCTGCAGTTCGCTCGTCATGCGAAAGACCGGCGCGGGCAACAAGTGCACCTCGTCATAGACGATAAAACCCCAGTTGTTCGACGAAAAGAGATGAAAGTGTGTGAAATCCCCACCCTTTTTTTTGCGGTGGGTGAGAATGTTGTAGGTCGCGATCGTGATCGGCTTAATTTCTTTTTTGTCACCCGAGTATTCGCCGATTTCGCTTTCTTGAATCGTGGTCTTGTCGAGAATTTCGTTTTTCCACTGCCTGATCGAGAGTGTGTTCGTCACGAGAATCAGCGTCTGCGCACCGACGGCGTGCATGGCGCCAATGCCGACGATGGTTTTGCCGGCACCGCAGGGCAGCACCACCACACCCGAGCCACCTTCGACGCTGCCGTCGGCGTAGAAGGCCTTGATCGAAGATTCTTGATAGTCGCGAATCACGAAATCATTGCCGCTGCCGAGTTTCGGGCGCAGTTCAAACTTGAAATCATTTCCCTTTTCGTAGCCCGCGACGTCTTCAACGGGAAAGCCGATTTTGATGAGTGCCTGCTTGATGTGGCCGCGAAAGTCGGCCTTGACGTAAACTTCGTTTGGGTTCTTCGGGCCTTCGACGTAAGGCTGAACTTTCTTGTTGCGAATAACCTCGGCGATGTAGCGCGGGTCGGTCGATTTGAGTACGAGGTCGCCGCGGTCGTCGCGATCGAGTTTGAGTTTGCCATATCGCCCAATCTGCGTGTAGATGTCTGCGCTCACCGCCTGCGGCACAGGATATTTTGAATACTTGTAGAGCGTGTCGACGATCTGCTCTGCCTTGAGTTTAGACGCCGCCGCGTTCCAGAGAGAAAGCGGAGTGATGCGGTACGTGTGCAGATATTCGGGTGATTTTTCGAGTTCAGCAAACTTCGAAATTTCGCTGCGCGCGTTCTCAAACATTGGGTGGTCGACTTCTAGCAGCAGGGTCTTGTCTGACTGCACGATCAACGGTTTTTCATCTAAACTTGCCATAAATCCTCTTGTGTGCCCTTCATGTCCCGAATGCGGCGAAACTGCGCGCGGTACGGGTAGCCAGCACTGTTATCAACCCTCAATATACACCGCCATCGTGGTCGCGATGCGATTTTTGAGCATTGTTTTCAGGTCGCGTTGGCGAAATCGGGGCGGTATGGCCTTGAGATTAAAGACAGCCTGTAAAGGAGAATAAGATTCGCATTTTTTCGAAAATCTTACATTCCAAAACGAAGTGCAATCGACCTCCGAAAGTAGACCTCGGCTGGCGTCCGAAAATTCAGTCGCTTGCGTGGCCGATTATTCAGTAATTCGAGCGCCGCGTCAACCTGTTCCTGGTCGATTTCCCGAAAGTCCGTTCCCTTCGGAAATGGCTCGCGCAGCAGGCCGTTGGTGTTTTCGTTCGTTCCCCGCTGCCAGGGCGATCCTGGGTCGCAGAAATACACTCCGCAATTCAGCACCTGTTGCAGGTCCCGGTATCCGCTCATTTCTGTGCCGCGATCATAAATCACACCCCGTAACAGAGAATTATCGACGTCTGCGAACAGGTCGCGTGCAGCCGCGTTGAACTGCTCAACGAGTTTGCGCTCGATTTTTGCCGCCTTGGTGTAGCGCGAATGTCTTTCGACAAAGGTTGCGATTTGTCCTGTGCCGATTTTTCCCTCCACCAAATCACCCTCCCAATAGCCAGGTTTTCGCCGCGTCAAAGCCTCGGCTGGCAGGTCGTGAATGCGTAAAAACCCTTTGTTTTCAGCCTCAATCCGCACTGTGCGCTTGTATGGTTTTCCCTTGCGGCGCAGGCAAAGGCGATAGAAATTCGATGTGGCGGATTTCTTACGGATATGATTATAGATCGTCTGCATGCAAACCCCGCCGAAGCGTTCAAGCCGCATACGCCCCGCGATCTGCTCCGGTGACAGCGTCGATTTGAGCGATGCGCCGATCTGTGACCAGAGTTCCGGGGTCACCTTTGCGGCGTTGGTATTCGTCTGGCGCCTGCGCGCTGCATCTTTTGCGCAGCGGGCGCTGTAATGCCGCGGCATTGAATTGCGGCGGATTTCACGATAAATGGTGCTCGGGTGGCGCTTCAGGTCTCTGGCAATACGTCCGGCATGGCGGCCCTGCCTGAGGCTTTCTTCTATACACAGTCTTTCTTCATTGGATAGTTGAACGTAAGGTCGCATCCGGGGTCTCCGTGGTCGTATTTCGCAAATCAACCTCGAAACCCCGGCGCGGCCTTACACTACTTTATCCTATCGCACTTCGTTTTGGAATCTACAAATTGCCGGGAATCTTCAGGCGAAACTGGCCATGCCTGCAAGCGAGTTAAACTTTTCGGCATGTCAAAATTTCTGATCTTGGGCCATGCGTGCAACGACATGGGCTATTCTGGTGTGCGTGGTTGCCACGCTCTCACCCCTCATGGCAGCTTCGCATGCCAATCAGCCAGGGCATTTCGGGCTCGGTGGAATTCTCGGCGAACCCACGGGCGTCTCGGCGAAATATACCCTCGACCGCCAGTTCGCAGTGCAGGGAGCGCTGGGTTTAAGTCTGGTCGAAAAGGGTGTTTGGCTCAGCACAGATTTTCTGATACATATACATAATGTTTTTGGCGACGGCGGCAAGCTGCCGCTCTATGTAGGCGGGGGCCTCGTTATTCAAGACAGAGGCGACAGAGGCAAAGACAAAGTGCGCGAAACATCGTTAGGCATTCGGGGGGTCGTGGGTGTCGAATACCTCGCACAAGACAGAATTTCGATATTCGGTGAAGCCTCGGCGCAGCCGTTCTTGTTTCCCTCATGGGGTTTAGGCATCAGCGTTGCCGCGGGCGCGCGCTATTGGTTTTGAGTAACGGCTTGCCGGCAGCCCCCTTTCGGCTTGCCTGCGTGTCACGGCGCGGCTAATGGGAATATGCGCAAGATCTGGAAAAACGTCTATAACTGGGGCGACACAGAAAAGAAAATCGATTCGACGATAGAACACCACATTAATCATTTTAAGCATCTGCTCGGCATACAGGGCGAAGCCCGCGACCTGCCCCTCAACAGCAACGCGCAAGAAGAAGTCAAACTCGCCAAGAAGAGCCGCCTGACGCGCCAGGTGTTGCGAGATCTCATGCGGTTCGTCGGCAGCGATAACGTGCAGGTTGACGACTTTAGCCGCGCGCGCCACTCGTTCGGCAAATATTACGGCGATATCTTGCGCATGCGCATGGGTAAGTTTGCGAACGTGCCCGATGCAGTCGTCATGCCGCGCACCGAAGAAGATATCATCAAAGTCATCAACTATTGCAATCTGAAACGCATTGCGGTCGTCCCCTGGGGGGGAGGTACCTCGGTCACGCGGGCTTTGGAAGCAGAAAAAGGCGGCATCGCGCTCGACCTGACACGCAACTACAAAGACATTTTGTCGCTAAACGCCGAAGATTCGACAGTGACAGTCGAGGCAGGCATTCTCGGGCCCGAGCTCGAGCAATATCTTAACGAACGCGGTTATACCTGCGGGCATTTTCCGCAGTCGTTTGAGTTTGCGACCGTCGGCGGATGGCTCGCCGCTCGCGGGGCCGGCCAGGCTTCGACGGGTTATGGCCGCATCGAAGACATGGTAGTCGGCTTTCGTGCGGTCACACCCGCAGGTCTCATTTCATGTGGCAACTACCCGGCTGCATCTGTCGGCGCCGACATACGCCACTTTCTCATGGGCAGCGAAGGCACGCTCGGGGTCATCACCAGAGTCACGCTGCGGGTGCGCCGATACAACGCCGCGAATGCTTCGCTCAAATCTTACATGTTTAAATCGTTTGAAGAAGCCGTAACGGCGATGCGTGAGATGATGCAGTCGCAGGTGATGCCTCCGCATTTTTTTCGCATCTCTGACCCTGAAGAAACTGAAATTGGTCTCGGCATGAAGGGCAAAGACAAGGGCATCACCGGCGCAGCGCTGAACATGCTCGGTTTCAGGCAGGGCGGTCGTTCGCTCATGTACGCCATTTTCGAAGGCGACCCGGCGCAGGTGAAGCTCGGCGTAAAAACGCTTGGGCGCATCGTGCGCAAACACCGCGGACTCTCGCTCGGCTCTTACGCCACACGCAAGTGGCTCGAACAGCGCTACTCGTCAGCCTATATGCGCGACCCGATGATGGATGCGGGCATTCGTATAGATACGCTCGAAACAGCAGTGCACTACTCGAACCTGACGCAGCTGTGGCAGGCAGTACGCGAATATATCAAGCGCGACGGGCAGACGCTCTGTCTCACCCATATTTCGCACACCTATGAAACGGGCGCCAATCTCTATTTTATTTTCGTTTCGCCGATGCTCGCGAAAGACGAGCTGGCGCAGTTCGAGAAGTTTCATCGCGGTATTGTGCAGGTTTTTGCGGCGAACGGCGGTACACTTTCGCACCACCACGGCATCGGCCGTCTGGTCGCGCACCTGCTCGACCGTCAGCACTCACCCGCGACGCTGCAGGCCTGGCGCGCGGTGAAAAAGACGCTCGACCCCAAAGGTATCATGAATCCCGGAGCGCTGATTTTCAAGAAATAACCCATGCAGGCGGTCATTCGGTTCTGGGCTTGGCTGGGTGACATTGGTCTTGGGCACGTGCCCGAAGGCGCGGCGCAGCCGCTGCTGCGCCTCTTTAACAGAATTGCGATCATTTCGGCCCTCACGGTCATTCTGCAGGCGTTCAGCTTCTATTCTCTCGGGTTAACCTATGTAGTCACCGTCAATGTCGCCGTTACACTCGCGTATCTGAGCCTGTTGATTCTGACTTACTTCGGCTCATTTCTGCTCGCGCGCGTCTTTTACCTGATGATAGCCGCCTTTGCAATTTCGCACCACCACCTCTATTTCGGCTTTGCTTCAGGTTTCTGGATACTGCTCGTTAACCTGACGCAGGCCGCGTTCGTATTGTACCCGCAGCTGCGCATATCAAGACTTCTGCTTCTCTCGATCGCGATTGCCGCCTGTATCGTTTCGATCGTCGTGATGAGTTTTACCTGGGCGCCGCTTTACGATGCGATGACACCCGCTCTCGCGGCGAAATTCATGCGCGGCAATCTGGTGCGCGGGCCCGTGCTGCTCATGCTCGTGGCTTATTATCTCGTCTACGAGAACCGGCGAAACGAACAGGCTTTGCGCTTTACTGCGAATAAGGCAACCGAAGCCGGCAACGCCAAGTCGTTCTTTCTCTCTAACATGTCGCATGAACTGCGCACCCCGATGAACGCGATCAAGGGGTTTGCCGAAATCTTGCTCGAGGCCACCAACGGCATCGCCGATGCGAAAGTACGCGAACAGTTTAACGCCTACCTCAACCAGATTCGCATCTCTTCGGCGAGTCTCACCTCAATCATCGAGGATATTCTCGATTTTGCCCGCATCGAGACGAACCGAGTCACTCTGCGCAAAGTCGATTTCGATCTCGCTGAAATCACGCGCAACGTCATGCAAACTGCGCAGTTCTACGGCAACCGCAATAAAGAGGTTGAAGTCAAAC
The sequence above is a segment of the Turneriella parva DSM 21527 genome. Coding sequences within it:
- a CDS encoding DNA repair helicase XPB, which codes for MASLDEKPLIVQSDKTLLLEVDHPMFENARSEISKFAELEKSPEYLHTYRITPLSLWNAAASKLKAEQIVDTLYKYSKYPVPQAVSADIYTQIGRYGKLKLDRDDRGDLVLKSTDPRYIAEVIRNKKVQPYVEGPKNPNEVYVKADFRGHIKQALIKIGFPVEDVAGYEKGNDFKFELRPKLGSGNDFVIRDYQESSIKAFYADGSVEGGSGVVVLPCGAGKTIVGIGAMHAVGAQTLILVTNTLSIRQWKNEILDKTTIQESEIGEYSGDKKEIKPITIATYNILTHRKKKGGDFTHFHLFSSNNWGFIVYDEVHLLPAPVFRMTSELQAKRRLGLTATLVREDGLEEDVFSLIGPKKYDVPWKELEKKKWIAEARCVEIRTPLRSLMRGMYSVADDREKFRLSSENPEKMRVIGTLLYHHRDDQVLVIGQYLDQLQRVSARFKIPLITGKTPLDERARLYEAFRTKQIRALVVSKVANFSIDLPDANVAIQISGTFGSRQEEAQRLGRVLRPKGNGNQALFYSVITNESSEEQFCRNRQLFLTEQGYEYYIYSYQDFRDKFGTYVEIMKKMKELREGAPAK
- a CDS encoding IS30 family transposase; the encoded protein is MRPYVQLSNEERLCIEESLRQGRHAGRIARDLKRHPSTIYREIRRNSMPRHYSARCAKDAARRRQTNTNAAKVTPELWSQIGASLKSTLSPEQIAGRMRLERFGGVCMQTIYNHIRKKSATSNFYRLCLRRKGKPYKRTVRIEAENKGFLRIHDLPAEALTRRKPGYWEGDLVEGKIGTGQIATFVERHSRYTKAAKIERKLVEQFNAAARDLFADVDNSLLRGVIYDRGTEMSGYRDLQQVLNCGVYFCDPGSPWQRGTNENTNGLLREPFPKGTDFREIDQEQVDAALELLNNRPRKRLNFRTPAEVYFRRSIALRFGM
- a CDS encoding FAD-binding oxidoreductase yields the protein MRKIWKNVYNWGDTEKKIDSTIEHHINHFKHLLGIQGEARDLPLNSNAQEEVKLAKKSRLTRQVLRDLMRFVGSDNVQVDDFSRARHSFGKYYGDILRMRMGKFANVPDAVVMPRTEEDIIKVINYCNLKRIAVVPWGGGTSVTRALEAEKGGIALDLTRNYKDILSLNAEDSTVTVEAGILGPELEQYLNERGYTCGHFPQSFEFATVGGWLAARGAGQASTGYGRIEDMVVGFRAVTPAGLISCGNYPAASVGADIRHFLMGSEGTLGVITRVTLRVRRYNAANASLKSYMFKSFEEAVTAMREMMQSQVMPPHFFRISDPEETEIGLGMKGKDKGITGAALNMLGFRQGGRSLMYAIFEGDPAQVKLGVKTLGRIVRKHRGLSLGSYATRKWLEQRYSSAYMRDPMMDAGIRIDTLETAVHYSNLTQLWQAVREYIKRDGQTLCLTHISHTYETGANLYFIFVSPMLAKDELAQFEKFHRGIVQVFAANGGTLSHHHGIGRLVAHLLDRQHSPATLQAWRAVKKTLDPKGIMNPGALIFKK
- a CDS encoding ATP-binding protein, encoding MQAVIRFWAWLGDIGLGHVPEGAAQPLLRLFNRIAIISALTVILQAFSFYSLGLTYVVTVNVAVTLAYLSLLILTYFGSFLLARVFYLMIAAFAISHHHLYFGFASGFWILLVNLTQAAFVLYPQLRISRLLLLSIAIAACIVSIVVMSFTWAPLYDAMTPALAAKFMRGNLVRGPVLLMLVAYYLVYENRRNEQALRFTANKATEAGNAKSFFLSNMSHELRTPMNAIKGFAEILLEATNGIADAKVREQFNAYLNQIRISSASLTSIIEDILDFARIETNRVTLRKVDFDLAEITRNVMQTAQFYGNRNKEVEVKLEMADDVPRRIAGDPSRLSQVLLNLAGNAMKFTHRGFVRLRVTLLEESPTAYCISFEVEDTGIGIPGEKLPFLFESFSQVSRETAVRYGGTGLGLAISRHLVEMQGGKIAVMSSPGKGSVFTLTMWFEKPGEEQEAQRKGGRDLKGANILVAEDNEVNQLLVRTLLEAWNAKVEIVDSGLNALGRAQKGGFDLILMDLQMPFMDGIEAAENIRALDDPQKSQIPIVALTADVLSETRRKVLAAGMNDVVTKPINQAELYQSLRRALQIPE